A window from Halomicrobium urmianum encodes these proteins:
- a CDS encoding MFS transporter produces the protein MPGTRASLAAVREAPRSTVVVVGAISGSQFVNHAYLTLFPPILAVLEGDFGVGLGLLGVALGVQGATNTLFQLPFGHLADRYDRTLALGLSSLLGAVGVLATAVAPDYAWFLVGQAVVGIGVAGHHPAHYPLISDATPEDLLGRAFSVYGFGGSLGFAAPPVILGSLVATGRSWRLGVGAIGVVGLLYAAGITLLFARGVTDDVTAPNVDPAANGGGEAPWIERARSYVRDLLASPGILALALLALVGSTANWGFTSYVVVFLTDGYGLSLSLANYALTGAFVAGALAVFLGGHFTDRRAPGPVILWSFGLLTVLFALLATGLLPPLAAAGLVLAIGGTRAVAGPARSKLTDALSESGATGTNFAVITVGTMLGNAVAPPVFGTVIERFGPSVAFAGIAGVSVLAVAVTVWLVRRFDEA, from the coding sequence ATGCCCGGGACGAGAGCGTCGCTGGCCGCCGTCAGGGAGGCGCCGCGTTCGACAGTGGTGGTCGTCGGCGCGATCAGCGGCTCGCAGTTCGTCAACCACGCCTACCTCACGCTCTTCCCGCCGATCCTCGCCGTCCTCGAGGGGGACTTCGGCGTCGGTCTGGGTCTGCTCGGCGTGGCGCTGGGCGTCCAGGGGGCGACGAACACGCTCTTCCAGCTGCCCTTCGGCCACCTCGCCGACCGCTACGACCGGACGCTCGCGCTGGGACTGTCGTCGCTGCTCGGTGCCGTGGGCGTCCTCGCGACCGCCGTCGCTCCGGACTACGCCTGGTTCCTCGTCGGCCAGGCCGTCGTGGGAATCGGCGTCGCCGGCCACCACCCCGCCCACTACCCGCTCATCTCCGACGCGACCCCGGAGGACCTGCTCGGGCGCGCGTTCAGCGTCTACGGCTTCGGCGGGTCGCTGGGCTTCGCGGCCCCGCCCGTCATCCTGGGAAGCCTCGTCGCGACCGGCCGCTCCTGGCGACTCGGCGTCGGCGCCATCGGCGTCGTCGGCCTCCTGTACGCGGCGGGGATCACGCTGCTGTTCGCCCGCGGCGTGACCGACGACGTGACCGCGCCGAACGTCGATCCGGCCGCCAACGGCGGCGGTGAGGCCCCGTGGATCGAGCGCGCCCGGTCCTACGTCCGCGACCTCCTCGCGTCGCCGGGGATCCTCGCGCTCGCGCTGCTCGCGCTCGTGGGCTCGACGGCCAACTGGGGGTTCACCTCGTACGTCGTCGTCTTCCTCACCGACGGCTACGGCCTCTCGCTGTCGCTGGCGAACTACGCGCTGACGGGCGCGTTCGTCGCGGGCGCGCTCGCCGTCTTCCTCGGCGGCCACTTCACCGACCGGCGGGCGCCCGGTCCCGTCATCCTCTGGAGCTTCGGGCTCCTCACCGTTCTGTTCGCCCTGCTCGCGACGGGCCTGCTCCCGCCGCTGGCCGCGGCCGGTCTGGTCCTCGCCATCGGCGGCACGCGCGCCGTCGCCGGCCCCGCCCGGTCGAAGCTCACCGACGCCCTCTCCGAGAGCGGCGCGACGGGGACGAACTTCGCCGTCATCACCGTCGGGACGATGCTCGGCAACGCCGTCGCGCCCCCGGTCTTCGGGACCGTCATCGAGCGGTTCGGTCCCAGCGTCGCCTTCGCCGGCATCGCCGGGGTCTCCGTGCTGGCAGTCGCCGTCACGGTCTGGCTCGTCCGCCGGTTCGACGAGGCCTGA
- a CDS encoding DUF488 domain-containing protein translates to MTGAVHDTYVAALQHGSAALPEGTRKVGVVRKPTSWFHGVVDENRPELGPPADLLAEFQSREEAFKAQGMCDEGAHNATWEVVAFEERYREHLESEAARAAVEDLLDLLEAGTDVALVCYENTDQKRCHRTALREHLEARL, encoded by the coding sequence ATGACGGGAGCGGTCCACGACACGTACGTCGCCGCCCTGCAGCACGGCAGCGCGGCCCTGCCGGAGGGGACGCGGAAGGTCGGCGTCGTCCGCAAGCCGACCTCGTGGTTCCACGGGGTCGTTGACGAGAACCGGCCGGAACTGGGGCCGCCGGCGGACCTGCTGGCGGAGTTCCAGAGTCGGGAGGAGGCGTTCAAGGCACAGGGAATGTGCGACGAGGGGGCGCACAACGCCACCTGGGAGGTGGTGGCCTTCGAGGAACGCTACCGGGAGCACCTGGAGAGCGAGGCGGCGCGGGCGGCGGTCGAGGACCTGCTGGACCTGCTGGAGGCGGGGACTGACGTGGCGCTGGTCTGCTACGAGAACACGGACCAGAAGCGGTGTCACCGGACGGCGTTGCGCGAGCATCTCGAAGCGCGCCTGTAG
- a CDS encoding aldo/keto reductase — MEYRRLGETGLQVSPICFGTWRFGKEQDGVVETGREEAHELLDAFADRGGNFIDTANGYGGGDSERWIGDWLEDQDREDFVIASKCYWSQVSRFQENLSRKNVRAEVEGSLDRLGTDYLDVLYLHRFDDETPIERTLRTLDDLVSEGKVHHVGISTCDAWKLTKGLWQADVNNYEAFTVTQPLFHAAYYEDVKEYLDVCADQNIAVCPYSPLAGGFLTGKYERAGDGTYDLDAPEGTRAELDDRFLDFYVSERGWHVLDAVREVADEVDATPAQVALRWLMDQPDFDCVPIVGARTVDQLDENLGALDVEISDEQFDRIFEARYDEDGSLYQTNA; from the coding sequence ATGGAGTACCGACGACTCGGCGAGACGGGACTGCAGGTCTCCCCGATCTGCTTCGGGACGTGGCGCTTCGGCAAGGAACAGGACGGCGTCGTCGAGACGGGCCGCGAGGAGGCCCACGAGCTACTGGACGCCTTCGCCGACCGGGGCGGCAACTTCATCGACACGGCCAACGGCTACGGTGGAGGCGACAGCGAGCGCTGGATCGGCGACTGGCTCGAGGACCAGGATCGCGAGGACTTCGTGATCGCCTCGAAGTGCTACTGGTCGCAGGTCTCGCGCTTCCAGGAGAACCTCTCGCGGAAGAACGTCCGCGCCGAGGTCGAGGGGTCGCTGGACCGCCTCGGCACGGACTACCTGGACGTTCTGTACCTGCATCGCTTCGACGACGAGACGCCGATCGAGCGGACGCTTCGGACGCTCGACGACCTCGTCAGCGAGGGGAAGGTCCACCACGTCGGCATCTCGACGTGCGACGCCTGGAAGCTCACCAAGGGCCTCTGGCAGGCCGACGTGAACAACTACGAGGCCTTCACCGTGACCCAGCCGCTGTTCCACGCGGCCTACTACGAGGACGTGAAGGAGTACCTCGACGTCTGCGCGGACCAGAACATCGCGGTCTGCCCGTACTCGCCGCTGGCCGGCGGCTTCCTCACGGGCAAGTACGAGCGCGCAGGCGACGGCACCTACGACCTCGACGCCCCGGAGGGCACGCGGGCCGAACTCGACGACCGCTTCCTAGACTTCTACGTCTCCGAGCGCGGCTGGCACGTCCTCGACGCCGTCCGCGAGGTGGCCGACGAGGTCGACGCCACGCCCGCTCAGGTCGCACTGCGCTGGCTGATGGACCAGCCCGACTTCGACTGCGTGCCGATCGTCGGCGCCCGCACCGTCGACCAGCTCGACGAGAACCTCGGTGCGCTGGACGTCGAGATCTCCGACGAGCAGTTCGACCGCATCTTCGAGGCGCGCTACGACGAGGACGGCTCGCTCTACCAGACGAACGCGTAA
- a CDS encoding RNA-guided endonuclease InsQ/TnpB family protein codes for MEVRRTVPVKLDVADSDTDLLHETISEFLWAANYVVDYAWQGKYKTTSKADLQRETYDDVRAETRLHANLVRNARNKAADAVQSVVTRWKQGEYAGKPHFSAPTLVYDKRCATFNDDHATLSTVEGRITAEYILPDEDHETPHSEYLFDDDYEVTGAELHYRDGEFYLHVRTKADVEFETADKGNDEHRTVLGVDLGIENVAVTSTGTFWNGSELNHWHREFEKRRGSLQQRGTRAAHETIQSIGRTETGRYDHFLHTVSKELVAEAAETGCDVIAFEDLTGTRERMPRAKKLHAWAFRRLFEYVEYKAEVVGISVEQVSPAYTSQRCSRCGFTHEDNRPTVDGQDVFECLKCGYSPHADYNAAKNVGLKHLRSAQKSSGGGAPVNVRLNRGTVNVNGNYEPAANGGQNGSPRESPSADSQSARRQTSSDGTRTEANGDAVSE; via the coding sequence ATGGAGGTACGTCGCACCGTGCCCGTCAAACTCGATGTGGCCGACAGCGACACCGACCTCCTCCACGAAACCATCTCCGAATTCTTGTGGGCCGCCAACTACGTCGTCGATTACGCATGGCAAGGCAAGTACAAGACGACGAGCAAAGCCGATCTCCAGCGCGAAACCTACGACGACGTGCGGGCCGAGACGCGACTCCACGCAAATCTCGTTCGGAACGCCCGCAACAAGGCTGCCGACGCCGTACAGAGCGTCGTCACTCGGTGGAAACAAGGCGAATACGCGGGGAAACCACACTTCTCCGCACCGACGCTGGTCTACGACAAGCGGTGTGCGACGTTCAACGACGACCACGCCACGCTCTCGACCGTCGAAGGACGCATCACCGCCGAGTACATCCTTCCTGACGAGGACCACGAGACTCCCCACTCGGAGTACTTGTTTGATGATGACTACGAAGTGACGGGCGCAGAACTCCACTACCGCGACGGCGAGTTCTACCTTCACGTCCGAACAAAGGCGGATGTGGAGTTCGAGACAGCCGACAAAGGCAACGACGAGCACAGGACAGTCCTCGGCGTTGACCTCGGCATCGAAAATGTCGCCGTCACTTCGACAGGCACATTCTGGAACGGATCGGAGTTGAATCACTGGCACCGCGAGTTCGAGAAGCGACGCGGGTCGCTCCAACAGCGCGGGACCCGAGCCGCCCACGAAACGATCCAGTCGATTGGACGCACCGAGACAGGACGCTACGATCACTTCTTACACACCGTCTCAAAGGAACTTGTTGCGGAAGCCGCCGAAACCGGCTGTGATGTGATTGCATTTGAAGACCTGACAGGGACTCGTGAGCGGATGCCTCGCGCCAAGAAGCTTCACGCATGGGCGTTCCGCCGCCTGTTCGAGTACGTCGAGTACAAAGCCGAGGTGGTCGGAATTTCAGTCGAACAGGTGAGTCCTGCATACACGAGCCAGCGATGCTCTAGGTGTGGATTCACCCACGAAGACAACCGCCCGACTGTGGACGGACAGGACGTGTTTGAGTGTTTGAAGTGCGGCTACTCGCCCCATGCGGACTACAACGCGGCGAAGAACGTTGGTCTGAAGCATCTCCGCTCGGCGCAAAAGTCGTCGGGCGGAGGCGCACCCGTAAACGTGCGCTTGAATCGCGGGACGGTGAACGTGAATGGCAATTACGAGCCTGCCGCCAACGGCGGCCAGAACGGGAGTCCACGCGAAAGCCCCAGTGCAGACTCACAGTCTGCACGTCGTCAGACCTCGTCTGACGGAACCCGCACCGAAGCGAACGGCGACGCTGTGAGCGAGTAG